From one Triticum urartu cultivar G1812 chromosome 3, Tu2.1, whole genome shotgun sequence genomic stretch:
- the LOC125546422 gene encoding uncharacterized protein LOC125546422 isoform X2, with product MEGGAISWAQWVVGKALSPLSDGLVEAWAATKDLHPNIKAIKMELLNAQAILHTAGTREIHNPALSELLQMLRGLGYLADDVLDELDYFRIQDELDGTSETIHDLGCVRNLVRDARHVASAAARQLSCASVRDSTDRVEGVSCKCVRRLASHARTTAQAAGAAAKQLWCASCLTNSHGSAEESCKCARRLASRARTTTHAFGKQFLCSSFLPVREDEDSKHAPREPKLKFDRVDVSTRMKYIADELKPMCAKVSTILGLELLSSSHDIGNVASTSRPITTSQSLEPRLHGRERQQNDIVREIIMGGDLTIIPIVGPGGIGKTTLTQYIYNSKEVQDHFKIRVWVCVSTDFSVYRLTQEIVHSIPKAEGEQNDRESNELQNLDQLQKLIEKRLKNKRFLVVLDDIWKYGNEDEWKRFLVPFEKQKGNGDTVLVTTRFLEAAKMVKTGDKLFELEGLKPEEYWSLFLASVVDKIDHDLDLIKIGKKIVEKLKGSPLAAKTVGRLLRKNLTVEHWTRVLESKEWESQTSDHDIMPALKLSYDYLPFNLQQCFSSCALFPEDYKFDCEELIHFWIGLDILRPDKRIKRTEEIGLNNLNDLVNYGFFKKEIGDSGTHYVMHDLLHDLALKVSSQECLHIAFSIPRGVEIAPSVYHLSISMSDSADSKDGFVEEKFRRVLDKLRNILNFKNLRTLMLFGNYDAMFVRIFGALFKDTKSLRVVYLSTMCYPVESLLHNISKLVHLRYLRVASTYGIQKHLPRSISRFYHLRVLDISGWNGPHSSLGDIANLVKLRHFLLPPYACDDEYSEFHSNICNVGRLHNLQELRSFEVRRESSGFELRELGKLEELGGSLAIHSLEKALANEAHDAKLSYKNRLHKLTLSWKKGRPNVSPDLEDQVLESLRPHSNLHDLCIDGHGGPTCPTWLGTNLSTKGLEALRLKHTDWEFLPPLGELYLIRESGEEYLGCIRGTCFRNLKRVELIGLPRFSRWAANDVCPWYFSLIEVLVVKDCPELTELPFSSYTSCCPLESDSNVTWFPRLNTIDIEYCPKLLSLPPIPYSHTLCSVIVLGLVGRGLEGLVYSNKSNSLIIEGSDALHVLDDTILAFHNLTQLQELHIKNSPSLAETHLQMLTSLKVLIVEDCPELTELTILSNTSRYPSERDLNVTWFPRLNTIEIAGCPKLLSLPPIPYSHTLCSVIVLGLVGRGLEGLVYSNKSNSLIIEGSDALHVLDDTILAFHNLTQLQELHIKNSPSLAETHLQMLTSLKVLIVEDCPELTELTILSNTSRYPSERDLNVTWFPRLNTIEIAGCPKLLSLPPIPYSHTLCFVTLSGLVGRGLVELDYSHESSRLSIEGSDALHSLDETVLAFHNLTQLQSLTIKNCPPLAEKHLQMLTSLKTLDIDGSSITFQGVGEAIIWQLPVNRLEINGSWSGSWKEVTHLLTHLPELSHLSICGRGREKILTGLGLDVQQQTAASSAAKLQQQDTYRTADPQEEGEDDDDGLLLLPAHLSYSLQELGIKDCPELVLRSHGTGLQFMGSLNTMKIAGCPNFLCAYKALSDLCPFPSTLQSLSLGGGMEGMETLAPLSNLTSLETLSIRDLGDDFRCDGLLPLLTQGTRDGRHRSSLNRAHLPPPLFLPHQIILS from the exons ATGGAGGGCGGCGCCATCAGCTGGGCGCAATGGGTGGTGGGGAAGGCGCTGAGCCCGCTATCCGACGGCCTGGTCGAGGCTTGGGCGGCCACCAAGGACCTCCACCCCAACATCAAGGCCATCAAGATGGAGCTGCTCAATGCACAGGCCATACTCCACACTGCCGGCACAAGGGAGATCCACAACCCCGCTCTGTCGGAGTTGCTTCAGATGTTGCGGGGCTTGGGGTACCTCGCAGACGATGTCCTGGACGAGCTCGACTACTTCCGCATCCAGGACGAGCTTGACGGCACCTCTGAGACCATCCATGACCTCGGGTGTGTCCGCAACCTCGTCCGAGACGCTCGCCATGTGGCCTCTGCTGCCGCCAGGCAGCTCTCGTGCGCCTCTGTTCGTGATTCCACCGACCGAGTCGAGGGGGTGTCCTGCAAGTGCGTGCGCCGGCTGGCCTCCCATGCCCGTACCACCGCCCAAGCTGCCGGTGCCGCCGCCAAGCAGCTCTGGTGCGCTTCATGCTTGACGAATTCTCATGGGTCTGCTGAGGAGTCCTGTAAGTGtgcgcgccgcctcgcctcccGTGCTCGTACCACCACCCATGCCTTCGGTAAACAATTCCTCTGCTCTTcttttctacctgttcgtgaagATGAAGATAGTAAGCACGCCCCTAGAGAACCAAAGTTGAAATTTGATAGGGTGGACGTCTCTACAAGAATGAAATATATCGCGGACGAGCTAAAGCCCATGTGTGCTAAGGTCTCCACCATTCTTGGTCTAGAGTTATTGAGCTCTAGCCATGACATTGGTAATGTTGCCTCTACAAGTAGACCCATAACCACTTCACAATCTTTAGAGCCTAGATTGCATGGGAGGGAACGTCAGCAGAACGATATTGTCCGGGAAATTATAATGGGTGGAGATCTCACCATTATTCCTATAGTTGGTCCAGGAGGCATAGGAAAGACAACTCTCACTCAGTACATATACAACAGCAAAGAAGTGCAAGATCATTTCAAAATAAGAGTTTGGGTGTGTGTATCTACCGACTTTAGTGTGTATAGGTTGACACAAGAGATTGTGCACTCCATCCCTAAAGCAGAAGGCGAACAAAATGATAGAGAAAGTAATGAGTTACAAAACTTGGACCAACTTCAGAAATTAATTGAAAAAAGGCTGAAAAATAAAAGATTTTTAGTAGTTTTGGATGATATATGGAAATATGGTAATGAAGATGAGTGGAAAAGATTCTTAGTTCCCTTTGAAAAACAGAAAGGAAACGGTGATACAGTTCTAGTCACAACCAGATTCCTTGAAGCAGCTAAAATGGTTAAGACAGGAGATAAATTGTTTGAACTAGAAGGTTTGAAACCGGAAGAATATTGGAGCCTTTTCCTAGCATCTGTGGTTGATAAAATTGATCATGATTTGGACTTAATTAAAATCGGGAAAAAGATTGTAGAAAAATTGAAGGGCTCTCCCCTTGCGGCAAAAACAGTGGGTAGATTGTTGAGAAAAAATCTAACTGTAGAACATTGGACAAGAGTTCTTGAAAGTAAAGAATGGGAATCACAGACCAGTGATCATGATATCATGCCCGCACTAAAGCTTAGCTATGACTACCTCCCTTTTAACCTGCAgcaatgcttttcctcttgtgcATTATTTCCGGAAGATTACAAGTTTGACTGCGAGGAGCTAATTCACTTCTGGATAGGACTTGACATTCTACGCCCAGATAAAAGAATCAAAAGAACTGAAGAGATAGGGCTTAACAATTTGAATGACTTAGTTAATTATGGATTTTTCAAAAAAGAAATAGGTGATTCCGGTACACACTATGTTATGCATGATCTGCTACATGATTTAGCATTGAAGGTTTCCTCACAAGAATGTCTACATATAGCTTTTTCTATTCCAAGAGGTGTAGAAATTGCACCATCTGTCTACCATTTGTCCATTAGTATGAGTGATTCTGCCGATAGTAAGGATGGATTTGTGGAAGAAAAATTTAGGAGAGTTTTGGATAAATTAAGGAACATATTGAATTTTAAGAACCTGCGCACTTTGATGTTGTTTGGAAACTATGATGCAATGTTTGTTCGTATATTCGGTGCTTTATTCAAAGATACAAAATCGTTGCGTGTTGTATATTTGTCAACAATGTGCTACCCTGTGGAGTCTCTATTgcacaacatctcaaaacttGTCCATCTTCGCTACCTACGGGTTGCATCAACGTATGGTATTCAAAAACATTTACCAAGGAGTATATCAAGATTTTATCATTTAAGGGTACTAGATATAAGTGGCTGGAATGGTCCTCATAGTTCGCTCGGAGATattgcaaaccttgtaaaattgCGTCATTTTCTTCTCCCACCTTATGCTTGTGATGATGAATATAGTGAATTTCATTCGAATATTTGTAATGTGGGAAGACTGCATAACTTACAAGAACTACGGAGTTTTGAAGTTAGAAGAGAAAGTAGTGGTTTTGAACTAAGGGAGCTGGGGAAACTAGAAGAGCTAGGAGGATCACTTGCCATCCATAGTCTTGAGAAAGCATTAGCAAATGAGGCACATGACGCAAAACTATCATACAAAAACCGCTTGCACAAATTAACACTCAGTTGGAAGAAAGGCCGACCTAATGTGAGTCCTGACTTAGAAGATCAAGTACTGGAAAGTCTACGGCCACATAGCAATCTTCATGATCTATGCATTGATGGGCATGGGGGCCCTACTTGCCCTACATGGCTGGGTACAAATCTGTCCACCAAAGGTCTGGAGGCTCTCCGCCTAAAGCACACAGATTGGGAATTCCTTCCACCCCTTGGAGAACTATATCTGATTCGTGAGTCTGGAGAAGAGTATTTAGGTTGCATCAGAGGCACATGCTTTCGTAACTTGAAAAGGGTAGAACTCATTGGGTTGCCAAGATTTAGTAGATGGGCAGCAAATGATGTTTGCCCTTGGTACTTTTCACTTATAGAAGTACTCGTTGTGAAGGATTGCCCTGAACTAACCGAGTTACCATTTTCATCTTATACCAGCTGCTGCCCGCTGGAAAGTGATTCGAATGTGACCTGGTTTCCTAGGTTAAACACAATTGATATTGAGTATTGCCCAAAACTGTTGTCGCTGCCTCCTATTCCTTATAGTCACACTTTGTGCTCTGTTATAGTACTGGGACTTGTAGGAAGAGGTCTGGAGGGATTAGTGTACTCAAACAAATCAAACAGTTTGATCATAGAAGGAAGTGATGCTCTGCATGTCCTAGATGATACAATCTTGGCGTTCCATAATTTAACCCAACTACAAGAACTACATATCAAAAATAGCCCATCTCTGGCTGAAACACACCTTCAAATGCTAACCTCATTGAAGGTCCTCATTGTCGAGGATTGCCCTGAACTAACTGAATTAACAATTTTATCTAATACTAGTCGCTACCCCTCAGAAAGAGATTTGAATGTGACCTGGTTTCCTAGGCTAAACACGATTGAAATTGCGGGTTGCCCAAAACTGTTGTCGCTGCCTCCTATTCCTTATAGTCACACTTTGTGCTCTGTTATAGTACTGGGACTTGTAGGAAGAGGTCTGGAGGGATTAGTGTACTCAAACAAATCAAACAGTTTGATCATAGAAGGAAGTGATGCTCTGCATGTCCTAGATGATACAATCTTGGCGTTCCATAATTTAACCCAACTACAAGAACTACATATCAAAAATAGCCCATCTCTGGCTGAAACACACCTTCAAATGCTAACCTCATTGAAGGTCCTCATTGTCGAGGATTGCCCTGAACTAACTGAATTAACAATTTTATCTAATACTAGTCGCTACCCCTCAGAAAGAGATTTGAATGTGACCTGGTTTCCTAGGCTAAACACGATTGAAATTGCGGGTTGCCCAAAACTGTTGTCGCTGCCTCCTATTCCTTATAGTCACACTTTGTGCTTTGTTACACTATCGGGACTTGTAGGAAGAGGTCTGGTGGAGCTAGATTACTCACACGAATCAAGCCGTTTGAGCATAGAAGGAAGTGATGCTCTGCATAGCCTAGATGAGACAGTCTTGGCGTTCCATAATTTAACCCAACTACAAAGCTTGACTATTAAAAATTGCCCACCTCTGGCGGAGAAACACCTTCAAATGCTAACCTCGTTGAAGACCCTCGACATAGATGGTTCAAGCATTACGTTCCAGGGAGTTGGGGAGGCCATTATTTGGCAGCTTCCAGTTAACAGATTAGAGATAAATGGTAGTTGGAGTGGTAGCTGGAAGGAAGTGACACATCTACTGACTCATCTCCCCGAGCTCTCTCACTTGTCTATATGTGGAAGGGGACGTGAGAAGATATTGACAGGGTTGGGCCTGGACGTGCAGCAACAAACAGCAGCATCTTCAGCTGCTAAATTGCAGCAGCAGGATACATATAGAACAGCAGATCCAcaagaagaaggagaagatgaCGACGATGGGCTGCTGCTCTTACCGGCCCATCTCTCCTACTCTCTCCAGGAGTTGGGCATCAAAGATTGTCCAGAGCTTGTCCTTAGGAGCCACGGGACAGGTCTGCAATTCATGGGCTCCCTCAACACAATGAAAATAGCAGGTTGCCCCAACTTCCTGTGTGCCTACAAGGCCTTGTCGGATCTCTGCCCTTTCCCGTCCACCCTGCAATCCCTCAGCCTTGGAGGTGGTATGGAGGGCATGGAGACGCTGGCTCCCCTCTCCAACCTCACCTCTCTCGAGACATTAAGCATTCGGGATTTGGGGGATGATTTTAGGTGCGACGGCTTGCTGCCTCTCCTTACCCAAG GAACTCGTGACGGACGACATCGCAGCAGTCTTAACCGCGCCCATCTGccgcctcctctcttcctccctCACCAAATTATCCTTTCATGA
- the LOC125546422 gene encoding uncharacterized protein LOC125546422 isoform X1 translates to MEGGAISWAQWVVGKALSPLSDGLVEAWAATKDLHPNIKAIKMELLNAQAILHTAGTREIHNPALSELLQMLRGLGYLADDVLDELDYFRIQDELDGTSETIHDLGCVRNLVRDARHVASAAARQLSCASVRDSTDRVEGVSCKCVRRLASHARTTAQAAGAAAKQLWCASCLTNSHGSAEESCKCARRLASRARTTTHAFGKQFLCSSFLPVREDEDSKHAPREPKLKFDRVDVSTRMKYIADELKPMCAKVSTILGLELLSSSHDIGNVASTSRPITTSQSLEPRLHGRERQQNDIVREIIMGGDLTIIPIVGPGGIGKTTLTQYIYNSKEVQDHFKIRVWVCVSTDFSVYRLTQEIVHSIPKAEGEQNDRESNELQNLDQLQKLIEKRLKNKRFLVVLDDIWKYGNEDEWKRFLVPFEKQKGNGDTVLVTTRFLEAAKMVKTGDKLFELEGLKPEEYWSLFLASVVDKIDHDLDLIKIGKKIVEKLKGSPLAAKTVGRLLRKNLTVEHWTRVLESKEWESQTSDHDIMPALKLSYDYLPFNLQQCFSSCALFPEDYKFDCEELIHFWIGLDILRPDKRIKRTEEIGLNNLNDLVNYGFFKKEIGDSGTHYVMHDLLHDLALKVSSQECLHIAFSIPRGVEIAPSVYHLSISMSDSADSKDGFVEEKFRRVLDKLRNILNFKNLRTLMLFGNYDAMFVRIFGALFKDTKSLRVVYLSTMCYPVESLLHNISKLVHLRYLRVASTYGIQKHLPRSISRFYHLRVLDISGWNGPHSSLGDIANLVKLRHFLLPPYACDDEYSEFHSNICNVGRLHNLQELRSFEVRRESSGFELRELGKLEELGGSLAIHSLEKALANEAHDAKLSYKNRLHKLTLSWKKGRPNVSPDLEDQVLESLRPHSNLHDLCIDGHGGPTCPTWLGTNLSTKGLEALRLKHTDWEFLPPLGELYLIRESGEEYLGCIRGTCFRNLKRVELIGLPRFSRWAANDVCPWYFSLIEVLVVKDCPELTELPFSSYTSCCPLESDSNVTWFPRLNTIDIEYCPKLLSLPPIPYSHTLCSVIVLGLVGRGLEGLVYSNKSNSLIIEGSDALHVLDDTILAFHNLTQLQELHIKNSPSLAETHLQMLTSLKVLIVEDCPELTELTILSNTSRYPSERDLNVTWFPRLNTIEIAGCPKLLSLPPIPYSHTLCSVIVLGLVGRGLEGLVYSNKSNSLIIEGSDALHVLDDTILAFHNLTQLQELHIKNSPSLAETHLQMLTSLKVLIVEDCPELTELTILSNTSRYPSERDLNVTWFPRLNTIEIAGCPKLLSLPPIPYSHTLCFVTLSGLVGRGLVELDYSHESSRLSIEGSDALHSLDETVLAFHNLTQLQSLTIKNCPPLAEKHLQMLTSLKTLDIDGSSITFQGVGEAIIWQLPVNRLEINGSWSGSWKEVTHLLTHLPELSHLSICGRGREKILTGLGLDVQQQTAASSAAKLQQQDTYRTADPQEEGEDDDDGLLLLPAHLSYSLQELGIKDCPELVLRSHGTGLQFMGSLNTMKIAGCPNFLCAYKALSDLCPFPSTLQSLSLGGGMEGMETLAPLSNLTSLETLSIRDLGDDFRCDGLLPLLTQGQLTALSVSDSPKFFAGIQAVSKLQELVTDDIAAVLTAPICRLLSSSLTKLSFHDKEVDRLSKEQEEALSLLTSLQELKFGWCIKLRCLPAMKSLHKLTNLKRLEIWACPAMRSLPKNGLPTSLQELEVYSCTNLRCLPARLQKLTNLRILKIWYCPAMRSLPKNGLPSSLQELEVFRCTNLRCLPAGLHKLTNLRILKIWYCLAMRSLPKNGLPTSLQELDVRDCKNEELTQQCRRLIGGIPLIRLDYFS, encoded by the coding sequence ATGGAGGGCGGCGCCATCAGCTGGGCGCAATGGGTGGTGGGGAAGGCGCTGAGCCCGCTATCCGACGGCCTGGTCGAGGCTTGGGCGGCCACCAAGGACCTCCACCCCAACATCAAGGCCATCAAGATGGAGCTGCTCAATGCACAGGCCATACTCCACACTGCCGGCACAAGGGAGATCCACAACCCCGCTCTGTCGGAGTTGCTTCAGATGTTGCGGGGCTTGGGGTACCTCGCAGACGATGTCCTGGACGAGCTCGACTACTTCCGCATCCAGGACGAGCTTGACGGCACCTCTGAGACCATCCATGACCTCGGGTGTGTCCGCAACCTCGTCCGAGACGCTCGCCATGTGGCCTCTGCTGCCGCCAGGCAGCTCTCGTGCGCCTCTGTTCGTGATTCCACCGACCGAGTCGAGGGGGTGTCCTGCAAGTGCGTGCGCCGGCTGGCCTCCCATGCCCGTACCACCGCCCAAGCTGCCGGTGCCGCCGCCAAGCAGCTCTGGTGCGCTTCATGCTTGACGAATTCTCATGGGTCTGCTGAGGAGTCCTGTAAGTGtgcgcgccgcctcgcctcccGTGCTCGTACCACCACCCATGCCTTCGGTAAACAATTCCTCTGCTCTTcttttctacctgttcgtgaagATGAAGATAGTAAGCACGCCCCTAGAGAACCAAAGTTGAAATTTGATAGGGTGGACGTCTCTACAAGAATGAAATATATCGCGGACGAGCTAAAGCCCATGTGTGCTAAGGTCTCCACCATTCTTGGTCTAGAGTTATTGAGCTCTAGCCATGACATTGGTAATGTTGCCTCTACAAGTAGACCCATAACCACTTCACAATCTTTAGAGCCTAGATTGCATGGGAGGGAACGTCAGCAGAACGATATTGTCCGGGAAATTATAATGGGTGGAGATCTCACCATTATTCCTATAGTTGGTCCAGGAGGCATAGGAAAGACAACTCTCACTCAGTACATATACAACAGCAAAGAAGTGCAAGATCATTTCAAAATAAGAGTTTGGGTGTGTGTATCTACCGACTTTAGTGTGTATAGGTTGACACAAGAGATTGTGCACTCCATCCCTAAAGCAGAAGGCGAACAAAATGATAGAGAAAGTAATGAGTTACAAAACTTGGACCAACTTCAGAAATTAATTGAAAAAAGGCTGAAAAATAAAAGATTTTTAGTAGTTTTGGATGATATATGGAAATATGGTAATGAAGATGAGTGGAAAAGATTCTTAGTTCCCTTTGAAAAACAGAAAGGAAACGGTGATACAGTTCTAGTCACAACCAGATTCCTTGAAGCAGCTAAAATGGTTAAGACAGGAGATAAATTGTTTGAACTAGAAGGTTTGAAACCGGAAGAATATTGGAGCCTTTTCCTAGCATCTGTGGTTGATAAAATTGATCATGATTTGGACTTAATTAAAATCGGGAAAAAGATTGTAGAAAAATTGAAGGGCTCTCCCCTTGCGGCAAAAACAGTGGGTAGATTGTTGAGAAAAAATCTAACTGTAGAACATTGGACAAGAGTTCTTGAAAGTAAAGAATGGGAATCACAGACCAGTGATCATGATATCATGCCCGCACTAAAGCTTAGCTATGACTACCTCCCTTTTAACCTGCAgcaatgcttttcctcttgtgcATTATTTCCGGAAGATTACAAGTTTGACTGCGAGGAGCTAATTCACTTCTGGATAGGACTTGACATTCTACGCCCAGATAAAAGAATCAAAAGAACTGAAGAGATAGGGCTTAACAATTTGAATGACTTAGTTAATTATGGATTTTTCAAAAAAGAAATAGGTGATTCCGGTACACACTATGTTATGCATGATCTGCTACATGATTTAGCATTGAAGGTTTCCTCACAAGAATGTCTACATATAGCTTTTTCTATTCCAAGAGGTGTAGAAATTGCACCATCTGTCTACCATTTGTCCATTAGTATGAGTGATTCTGCCGATAGTAAGGATGGATTTGTGGAAGAAAAATTTAGGAGAGTTTTGGATAAATTAAGGAACATATTGAATTTTAAGAACCTGCGCACTTTGATGTTGTTTGGAAACTATGATGCAATGTTTGTTCGTATATTCGGTGCTTTATTCAAAGATACAAAATCGTTGCGTGTTGTATATTTGTCAACAATGTGCTACCCTGTGGAGTCTCTATTgcacaacatctcaaaacttGTCCATCTTCGCTACCTACGGGTTGCATCAACGTATGGTATTCAAAAACATTTACCAAGGAGTATATCAAGATTTTATCATTTAAGGGTACTAGATATAAGTGGCTGGAATGGTCCTCATAGTTCGCTCGGAGATattgcaaaccttgtaaaattgCGTCATTTTCTTCTCCCACCTTATGCTTGTGATGATGAATATAGTGAATTTCATTCGAATATTTGTAATGTGGGAAGACTGCATAACTTACAAGAACTACGGAGTTTTGAAGTTAGAAGAGAAAGTAGTGGTTTTGAACTAAGGGAGCTGGGGAAACTAGAAGAGCTAGGAGGATCACTTGCCATCCATAGTCTTGAGAAAGCATTAGCAAATGAGGCACATGACGCAAAACTATCATACAAAAACCGCTTGCACAAATTAACACTCAGTTGGAAGAAAGGCCGACCTAATGTGAGTCCTGACTTAGAAGATCAAGTACTGGAAAGTCTACGGCCACATAGCAATCTTCATGATCTATGCATTGATGGGCATGGGGGCCCTACTTGCCCTACATGGCTGGGTACAAATCTGTCCACCAAAGGTCTGGAGGCTCTCCGCCTAAAGCACACAGATTGGGAATTCCTTCCACCCCTTGGAGAACTATATCTGATTCGTGAGTCTGGAGAAGAGTATTTAGGTTGCATCAGAGGCACATGCTTTCGTAACTTGAAAAGGGTAGAACTCATTGGGTTGCCAAGATTTAGTAGATGGGCAGCAAATGATGTTTGCCCTTGGTACTTTTCACTTATAGAAGTACTCGTTGTGAAGGATTGCCCTGAACTAACCGAGTTACCATTTTCATCTTATACCAGCTGCTGCCCGCTGGAAAGTGATTCGAATGTGACCTGGTTTCCTAGGTTAAACACAATTGATATTGAGTATTGCCCAAAACTGTTGTCGCTGCCTCCTATTCCTTATAGTCACACTTTGTGCTCTGTTATAGTACTGGGACTTGTAGGAAGAGGTCTGGAGGGATTAGTGTACTCAAACAAATCAAACAGTTTGATCATAGAAGGAAGTGATGCTCTGCATGTCCTAGATGATACAATCTTGGCGTTCCATAATTTAACCCAACTACAAGAACTACATATCAAAAATAGCCCATCTCTGGCTGAAACACACCTTCAAATGCTAACCTCATTGAAGGTCCTCATTGTCGAGGATTGCCCTGAACTAACTGAATTAACAATTTTATCTAATACTAGTCGCTACCCCTCAGAAAGAGATTTGAATGTGACCTGGTTTCCTAGGCTAAACACGATTGAAATTGCGGGTTGCCCAAAACTGTTGTCGCTGCCTCCTATTCCTTATAGTCACACTTTGTGCTCTGTTATAGTACTGGGACTTGTAGGAAGAGGTCTGGAGGGATTAGTGTACTCAAACAAATCAAACAGTTTGATCATAGAAGGAAGTGATGCTCTGCATGTCCTAGATGATACAATCTTGGCGTTCCATAATTTAACCCAACTACAAGAACTACATATCAAAAATAGCCCATCTCTGGCTGAAACACACCTTCAAATGCTAACCTCATTGAAGGTCCTCATTGTCGAGGATTGCCCTGAACTAACTGAATTAACAATTTTATCTAATACTAGTCGCTACCCCTCAGAAAGAGATTTGAATGTGACCTGGTTTCCTAGGCTAAACACGATTGAAATTGCGGGTTGCCCAAAACTGTTGTCGCTGCCTCCTATTCCTTATAGTCACACTTTGTGCTTTGTTACACTATCGGGACTTGTAGGAAGAGGTCTGGTGGAGCTAGATTACTCACACGAATCAAGCCGTTTGAGCATAGAAGGAAGTGATGCTCTGCATAGCCTAGATGAGACAGTCTTGGCGTTCCATAATTTAACCCAACTACAAAGCTTGACTATTAAAAATTGCCCACCTCTGGCGGAGAAACACCTTCAAATGCTAACCTCGTTGAAGACCCTCGACATAGATGGTTCAAGCATTACGTTCCAGGGAGTTGGGGAGGCCATTATTTGGCAGCTTCCAGTTAACAGATTAGAGATAAATGGTAGTTGGAGTGGTAGCTGGAAGGAAGTGACACATCTACTGACTCATCTCCCCGAGCTCTCTCACTTGTCTATATGTGGAAGGGGACGTGAGAAGATATTGACAGGGTTGGGCCTGGACGTGCAGCAACAAACAGCAGCATCTTCAGCTGCTAAATTGCAGCAGCAGGATACATATAGAACAGCAGATCCAcaagaagaaggagaagatgaCGACGATGGGCTGCTGCTCTTACCGGCCCATCTCTCCTACTCTCTCCAGGAGTTGGGCATCAAAGATTGTCCAGAGCTTGTCCTTAGGAGCCACGGGACAGGTCTGCAATTCATGGGCTCCCTCAACACAATGAAAATAGCAGGTTGCCCCAACTTCCTGTGTGCCTACAAGGCCTTGTCGGATCTCTGCCCTTTCCCGTCCACCCTGCAATCCCTCAGCCTTGGAGGTGGTATGGAGGGCATGGAGACGCTGGCTCCCCTCTCCAACCTCACCTCTCTCGAGACATTAAGCATTCGGGATTTGGGGGATGATTTTAGGTGCGACGGCTTGCTGCCTCTCCTTACCCAAGGTCAGCTCACCGCATTAAGTGTCAGCGACAGCCCCAAATTCTTTGCTGGCATTCAGGCGGTCTCCAAACTGCAGGAACTCGTGACGGACGACATCGCAGCAGTCTTAACCGCGCCCATCTGccgcctcctctcttcctccctCACCAAATTATCCTTTCATGATAAAGAGGTGGATCGCTTGAGCAAGGAGCAAGAGGAGGCTCTTTCTCTCCTCACCTCCCTCCAGGAGCTCAAATTTGGGTGGTGCATCAAGCTGCGGTGCCTCCCAGCCATGAAGTCGCTGCACAAGCTCACCAACCTCAAGAGATTGGAGATCTGGGCCTGTCCAGCCATGAGGTCGCTGCCAAAGAATGGCCTCCCCACCTCGCTGCAAGAATTAGAGGTCTACAGTTGCACCAACCTCCGGTGCCTCCCAGCACGGCTGCAAAAGCTCACCAACCTCAGGATACTGAAGATCTGGTACTGTCCAGCCATGAGGTCGCTGCCAAAGAATGGCCTCCCCAGCTCCCTGCAAGAGTTAGAGGTCTTCAGATGCACCAACCTCCGGTGTCTCCCAGCAGGGCTGCACAAGCTCACCAACCTCAGGATACTGAAGATCTGGTACTGTCTAGCCATGAGGTCGCTGCCAAAGAATGGCCTCCCCACCTCGCTGCAAGAGTTAGATGTCCGCGATTGCAAAAATGAGGAGCTAACACAGCAATGCAGACGGTTAATCGGGGGCATCCCATTAATCAGACTAGACTACTTTTCCTGA